In the genome of Osmerus mordax isolate fOsmMor3 chromosome 15, fOsmMor3.pri, whole genome shotgun sequence, one region contains:
- the LOC136957816 gene encoding putative nuclease HARBI1 isoform X2, whose translation MATRAAYFSPSEAQILMEAYEEVKDIIKKKGNTATVIKQREKAWQSIADRLNALNMNGPKRTWQQVKIKYKNILQNAVKKNTHRQGTGGGSPKADLTPAEDMALELNKGRPVLEGIPGGKETSIGSSQDATRFIQVSGSTVFLLEPPAQAPDDADPGEGPSAAATAHDGDDDEEETISLDSRRHEDPDAIQWENQPGNISSQAIRKLYGNHLRRQIELADIDIQYKKKKMENLALESEIKKRTIRKLDLEIKKLERELQEDDTADDHLYERYRFSADGIRYLCRLLGPRIKHRTARSHALSVEQMVCVALRFFASGAFLYSVGDAEQLNKATICRTIRSVCLAIKALADVFISFPGHRRLCDIKEEFYRIAVDCTHIRIKAPSGAHEADFVNRKSFHSINVQMVCNADCVISNVVAKWPGSVHDSRIFRASEIYQCLSQGEFSGVLLGDRGYGCQPFLLTPFTDPQEAQQAYNHAHARTRARVEMTFGLLKARFHCLHKLRVSPVRACDITVACAVLHNVACLRKERAPRVPPAMDWDNPAIFPDDDSGRLLRDQYVLNYFS comes from the exons atggcaactagagccgcgtacttttccccgtcggaagcacaaatcctcatggaggcatacgaggaggtaaaagatataattaagaagaaaggcaacaccgccacagtgataaagcaaagagaaaaagcgtggcaaagtattgcagaccgcctgaatgc attaaacatgaacgggccaaaacggacatggcagcaggtcaaaatcaaatacaagaacattctgcagaatg cagtgaaaaagaatacccacagacaaggcacgggtggtgggtcaccaaaggctgaccttaccccagcagaggacatggccttggagctaaataaaggcaggcccgtcttagaggggatccctggggggaaagagacgagcataggttcctcccaagatgccacccgcttcattcaag tgtctggcagcactgtgttcctgttagagccaccagcacaagcaccagacgatgctgatcca ggtgaaggccccagtgcagcagcaacagcacatgatggagacgatgatgaggaggagaccatctctctggattccagaaggcatgag gacccagatgctatacagtgggaaaaccagcctggcaacata agctcacaagctatcagaaagttgtatggcaaccacctccggcgccaaatagaactggcagacatagacattcagtacaagaagaaaaagatggaaaatcttgcactggagtccgaaataaaaaagaggacaattaggaaactggaccttgaaataaaaaaacttgagagggag ctccaagaagatgacacagctga tgaccatctatatgaaagatacaggttttctgcagatggcatcaggtatctatgcagactactgggtcccaggattaagcaccgcactgcacggagccatgcactgagtgtggagcaaatggtttgtgtggccttgcgcttttttgctagtggagccttcctgtactcagtgggggatgcagaacagctgaacaaggccacaatttgccgcacaataaggagtgtgtgtctggctatcaaagcattagcagatgtcttcatctccttccctggccacagaagactctgtgacatcaaagaggagttctataggattgcag tggactgcacacacataaggataaaagccccctcaggtgcccatgaggccgattttgtgaataggaaatcctttcacagcattaatgttcag atggtctgcaatgctgactgtgtgatcagcaatgttgtggcaaaatggcctggctcagtccatgactccagaatctttcgggcctctgaaatctatcagtgcctatcacaag gtgaattctctggtgtgttgctgggagacagggggtatggctgccagccttttctcctgacacctttcacagacccccaggaagcacagcaggcctacaaccatgcccatgccaggaccagggccagagttgaaatgacctttggcctcctgaaggcacgctttcactgccttcacaaattaagggtcagccctgttagggcatgtgatattactgtggcttgtgctgtcctccacaatgtggcctgcctgaggaaggagagggcccccagagtgccaccagccatggactgggacaatccggcaatcttccctgatgacgacagtggtcggctgctgagggaccaatatgtgttgaattattttagttag
- the LOC136957816 gene encoding putative nuclease HARBI1 isoform X1 encodes MATRAAYFSPSEAQILMEAYEEVKDIIKKKGNTATVIKQREKAWQSIADRLNALNMNGPKRTWQQVKIKYKNILQNAVKKNTHRQGTGGGSPKADLTPAEDMALELNKGRPVLEGIPGGKETSIGSSQDATRFIQVSGSTVFLLEPPAQAPDDADPGEGPSAAATAHDGDDDEEETISLDSRRHEDPDAIQWENQPGNISSQAIRKLYGNHLRRQIELADIDIQYKKKKMENLALESEIKKRTIRKLDLEIKKLERELQEDDTADDHLYERYRFSADGIRYLCRLLGPRIKHRTARSHALSVEQMVCVALRFFASGAFLYSVGDAEQLNKATICRTIRSVCLAIKALADVFISFPGHRRLCDIKEEFYRIAGFPNVIGAVDCTHIRIKAPSGAHEADFVNRKSFHSINVQMVCNADCVISNVVAKWPGSVHDSRIFRASEIYQCLSQGEFSGVLLGDRGYGCQPFLLTPFTDPQEAQQAYNHAHARTRARVEMTFGLLKARFHCLHKLRVSPVRACDITVACAVLHNVACLRKERAPRVPPAMDWDNPAIFPDDDSGRLLRDQYVLNYFS; translated from the exons atggcaactagagccgcgtacttttccccgtcggaagcacaaatcctcatggaggcatacgaggaggtaaaagatataattaagaagaaaggcaacaccgccacagtgataaagcaaagagaaaaagcgtggcaaagtattgcagaccgcctgaatgc attaaacatgaacgggccaaaacggacatggcagcaggtcaaaatcaaatacaagaacattctgcagaatg cagtgaaaaagaatacccacagacaaggcacgggtggtgggtcaccaaaggctgaccttaccccagcagaggacatggccttggagctaaataaaggcaggcccgtcttagaggggatccctggggggaaagagacgagcataggttcctcccaagatgccacccgcttcattcaag tgtctggcagcactgtgttcctgttagagccaccagcacaagcaccagacgatgctgatcca ggtgaaggccccagtgcagcagcaacagcacatgatggagacgatgatgaggaggagaccatctctctggattccagaaggcatgag gacccagatgctatacagtgggaaaaccagcctggcaacata agctcacaagctatcagaaagttgtatggcaaccacctccggcgccaaatagaactggcagacatagacattcagtacaagaagaaaaagatggaaaatcttgcactggagtccgaaataaaaaagaggacaattaggaaactggaccttgaaataaaaaaacttgagagggag ctccaagaagatgacacagctga tgaccatctatatgaaagatacaggttttctgcagatggcatcaggtatctatgcagactactgggtcccaggattaagcaccgcactgcacggagccatgcactgagtgtggagcaaatggtttgtgtggccttgcgcttttttgctagtggagccttcctgtactcagtgggggatgcagaacagctgaacaaggccacaatttgccgcacaataaggagtgtgtgtctggctatcaaagcattagcagatgtcttcatctccttccctggccacagaagactctgtgacatcaaagaggagttctataggattgcag gtttccccaatgtcattggtgcagtggactgcacacacataaggataaaagccccctcaggtgcccatgaggccgattttgtgaataggaaatcctttcacagcattaatgttcag atggtctgcaatgctgactgtgtgatcagcaatgttgtggcaaaatggcctggctcagtccatgactccagaatctttcgggcctctgaaatctatcagtgcctatcacaag gtgaattctctggtgtgttgctgggagacagggggtatggctgccagccttttctcctgacacctttcacagacccccaggaagcacagcaggcctacaaccatgcccatgccaggaccagggccagagttgaaatgacctttggcctcctgaaggcacgctttcactgccttcacaaattaagggtcagccctgttagggcatgtgatattactgtggcttgtgctgtcctccacaatgtggcctgcctgaggaaggagagggcccccagagtgccaccagccatggactgggacaatccggcaatcttccctgatgacgacagtggtcggctgctgagggaccaatatgtgttgaattattttagttag
- the LOC136957816 gene encoding uncharacterized protein isoform X3, which translates to MATRAAYFSPSEAQILMEAYEEVKDIIKKKGNTATVIKQREKAWQSIADRLNALNMNGPKRTWQQVKIKYKNILQNAVKKNTHRQGTGGGSPKADLTPAEDMALELNKGRPVLEGIPGGKETSIGSSQDATRFIQVSGSTVFLLEPPAQAPDDADPGEGPSAAATAHDGDDDEEETISLDSRRHEDPDAIQWENQPGNISSQAIRKLYGNHLRRQIELADIDIQYKKKKMENLALESEIKKRTIRKLDLEIKKLERELQEDDTADDHLYERYRFSADGISGAFLYSVGDAEQLNKATICRTIRSVCLAIKALADVFISFPGHRRLCDIKEEFYRIAGFPNVIGAVDCTHIRIKAPSGAHEADFVNRKSFHSINVQMVCNADCVISNVVAKWPGSVHDSRIFRASEIYQCLSQGEFSGVLLGDRGYGCQPFLLTPFTDPQEAQQAYNHAHARTRARVEMTFGLLKARFHCLHKLRVSPVRACDITVACAVLHNVACLRKERAPRVPPAMDWDNPAIFPDDDSGRLLRDQYVLNYFS; encoded by the exons atggcaactagagccgcgtacttttccccgtcggaagcacaaatcctcatggaggcatacgaggaggtaaaagatataattaagaagaaaggcaacaccgccacagtgataaagcaaagagaaaaagcgtggcaaagtattgcagaccgcctgaatgc attaaacatgaacgggccaaaacggacatggcagcaggtcaaaatcaaatacaagaacattctgcagaatg cagtgaaaaagaatacccacagacaaggcacgggtggtgggtcaccaaaggctgaccttaccccagcagaggacatggccttggagctaaataaaggcaggcccgtcttagaggggatccctggggggaaagagacgagcataggttcctcccaagatgccacccgcttcattcaag tgtctggcagcactgtgttcctgttagagccaccagcacaagcaccagacgatgctgatcca ggtgaaggccccagtgcagcagcaacagcacatgatggagacgatgatgaggaggagaccatctctctggattccagaaggcatgag gacccagatgctatacagtgggaaaaccagcctggcaacata agctcacaagctatcagaaagttgtatggcaaccacctccggcgccaaatagaactggcagacatagacattcagtacaagaagaaaaagatggaaaatcttgcactggagtccgaaataaaaaagaggacaattaggaaactggaccttgaaataaaaaaacttgagagggag ctccaagaagatgacacagctga tgaccatctatatgaaagatacaggttttctgcagatggcatcag tggagccttcctgtactcagtgggggatgcagaacagctgaacaaggccacaatttgccgcacaataaggagtgtgtgtctggctatcaaagcattagcagatgtcttcatctccttccctggccacagaagactctgtgacatcaaagaggagttctataggattgcag gtttccccaatgtcattggtgcagtggactgcacacacataaggataaaagccccctcaggtgcccatgaggccgattttgtgaataggaaatcctttcacagcattaatgttcag atggtctgcaatgctgactgtgtgatcagcaatgttgtggcaaaatggcctggctcagtccatgactccagaatctttcgggcctctgaaatctatcagtgcctatcacaag gtgaattctctggtgtgttgctgggagacagggggtatggctgccagccttttctcctgacacctttcacagacccccaggaagcacagcaggcctacaaccatgcccatgccaggaccagggccagagttgaaatgacctttggcctcctgaaggcacgctttcactgccttcacaaattaagggtcagccctgttagggcatgtgatattactgtggcttgtgctgtcctccacaatgtggcctgcctgaggaaggagagggcccccagagtgccaccagccatggactgggacaatccggcaatcttccctgatgacgacagtggtcggctgctgagggaccaatatgtgttgaattattttagttag